From one Enterobacter kobei genomic stretch:
- the lysC gene encoding lysine-sensitive aspartokinase 3 translates to MTQAVSPLIVAKFGGTSVADFDAMNRSADVVLSDDSVRLVVLSASAGVTNLLVALAEGLEATERFVKLDAIRKIQFDILERMRNPNIIREEIDRLLENITTLAEAASLATSTALTDELVSHGELMSTLLFVEILRERDVDARWFDVRKIMRTNDRFGRAEPDVTALAELAKQQLSPRLEEGLVITQGFIGSEAKGRTTTLGRGGSDYTAALLAEALHATRVDIWTDVPGIYTTDPRVVPSAKRIDEIAFEEAAEMATFGAKVLHPATLLPAVRSDIPVFVGSSKDPLAGSTLVCNETQNPPLFRALALRRKQTLVTLHSLNMLHSRGFLAEVFGILARHNISVDLITTSEVSVALTLDTTGSTSTGDTLLTQSLLMELSALCRVEVEENLALVALIGNDLSKACGVGKEVFGVLEPFNIRMICYGASSHNLCFLVPGAEAEQVVQKLHHNLFE, encoded by the coding sequence ATGACACAAGCTGTATCCCCGCTCATCGTCGCCAAATTTGGCGGTACCAGCGTTGCTGATTTTGATGCCATGAACCGCAGCGCCGATGTGGTGCTCTCTGACGACAGCGTGCGCCTGGTGGTGCTGTCGGCCTCGGCGGGCGTTACTAACCTGCTGGTGGCGCTGGCAGAGGGGCTGGAGGCTACCGAACGCTTCGTCAAGCTGGACGCCATTCGCAAAATCCAGTTCGACATTCTGGAGCGTATGCGCAATCCGAACATCATCCGCGAGGAAATTGACCGCCTGCTGGAAAACATCACCACGCTGGCGGAAGCCGCGTCGCTGGCGACCTCTACCGCACTGACCGATGAACTGGTCAGCCATGGCGAGCTGATGTCGACCCTGCTGTTTGTGGAGATCCTGCGCGAGCGCGACGTCGATGCCCGCTGGTTTGACGTGCGTAAAATCATGCGTACCAATGACCGCTTTGGTCGTGCCGAGCCGGACGTTACTGCACTGGCGGAGCTGGCGAAACAACAGCTTTCGCCGCGCCTCGAAGAAGGTCTGGTGATCACCCAGGGCTTTATTGGCAGCGAAGCAAAAGGCCGCACCACCACGCTTGGCCGTGGCGGCAGCGATTACACGGCGGCGCTGCTGGCAGAAGCCCTGCACGCTACCCGTGTCGACATCTGGACTGACGTGCCGGGGATTTACACCACCGATCCGCGCGTGGTGCCGTCAGCAAAACGCATCGACGAAATCGCCTTTGAAGAAGCCGCCGAAATGGCGACGTTCGGCGCGAAAGTGCTGCATCCGGCCACGCTCCTGCCCGCCGTGCGCAGCGATATTCCGGTCTTTGTCGGGTCGAGCAAGGATCCACTGGCAGGCAGCACGCTGGTATGCAATGAAACCCAGAATCCACCGCTGTTCCGCGCGCTGGCACTGCGTCGCAAGCAGACGCTGGTCACCCTGCACAGTCTTAACATGCTGCACTCCAGGGGATTTCTGGCGGAGGTGTTCGGCATCCTCGCCCGTCACAATATTTCCGTGGATCTGATCACCACCTCAGAAGTCAGCGTGGCGCTGACGCTGGACACCACCGGCTCCACCTCCACCGGCGATACGCTGCTGACGCAATCGTTGCTGATGGAGCTGTCGGCACTGTGTCGTGTGGAAGTAGAGGAAAATCTCGCGCTGGTGGCGCTGATCGGCAACGATCTGTCCAAAGCCTGCGGCGTGGGCAAAGAGGTGTTTGGCGTGCTGGAGCCGTTCAATATCCGCATGATTTGCTATGGCGCATCCAGCCATAACCTGTGTTTCCTGGTGCCGGGTGCCGAGGCGGAACAGGTGGTGCAGAAGCTGCATCACAATTTGTTTGAGTAA
- a CDS encoding YjbF family lipoprotein, with protein MKRAGIVLLCLLLQACSGTTKGLGSALWDSLFGTPGVHLTDEDIADMPYASQYMQLNGGPQLFVVLAFAENGQLKWVTQDQGSIVTQHGRIVKTLIGQDNLIEVNNLAADPLAKPNQVRDGASWTRMMGWTEHGQVRYATAHSTFRWAGTDTLALGSNVTDVRVLEEEVSTDQKTWTNRFWIDSEGQIRQSTQYLGADYFPINTMLIKAAKEK; from the coding sequence GTGAAGCGAGCCGGAATTGTTCTGCTTTGTCTGTTGCTTCAGGCGTGCTCAGGCACGACCAAAGGACTGGGAAGCGCGCTGTGGGACAGCCTGTTTGGCACCCCTGGCGTACATCTCACGGATGAAGACATCGCGGACATGCCCTACGCGAGCCAGTACATGCAGCTCAACGGCGGACCACAGCTTTTTGTGGTGCTGGCGTTCGCAGAAAACGGCCAACTGAAATGGGTGACGCAGGATCAGGGCAGTATCGTGACCCAGCATGGCCGCATCGTTAAGACACTGATTGGCCAGGATAACCTTATTGAAGTGAATAACCTCGCCGCCGATCCACTGGCAAAACCCAATCAAGTGCGGGACGGCGCAAGCTGGACGCGGATGATGGGCTGGACGGAACACGGCCAGGTGCGCTACGCCACCGCGCACTCGACGTTCCGCTGGGCGGGTACCGATACCCTTGCGCTCGGCAGTAACGTGACCGACGTTCGCGTGCTGGAAGAAGAGGTGTCCACCGATCAGAAAACATGGACTAACCGTTTCTGGATAGACAGTGAAGGGCAAATCAGGCAGTCCACCCAGTATCTGGGCGCTGATTATTTCCCCATCAACACAATGTTGATTAAGGCTGCAAAAGAAAAATGA
- a CDS encoding Na/Pi cotransporter family protein, with translation MLTLLHLLSAVALLVWGTHIVRTGVMRVFGARLRTVLSRSVEKKPLAFCAGIGVTALVQSSNATTLLVTSFVAQDLVALAPALVIVLGADVGTALMARVLTFDLSWLSPLLIFIGVIFFLGRKQTRAGQVGRVGIGLGLILLALELIVQAVTPITQANGVKVIFASLTGDLMLDALIGAMFAVITYSSLAAVLLTATLTAAGVIAFPVALCLVIGANLGSGLLAMLNNSAANAAARRVAMGSLLFKLVGSLAILPFVHLLAGAMDRLPLPESELVIYFHVFYNLIRCLVMVPFVGPMANFCKRIIRDEPELDARLKPKHLDTSALDTPALALSNAARETLRMGDAMEQMLVDFKKVMHGEPRQEKELRKTADDINVLYTAIKLYLARMPKEELAEEESRRWAEIIEMSLNLEQASDIVERMGSEIADKSLSVRRAFSLEGLNELDALLEQLLSNLQLGMSVFFSGDVPSARRLRRRKHRFRILNRRYSHAHVDRLHQQNVQSIETSSLHLGLLGDMKRLNSLFCSVAYSVMEQPDEDDERDEY, from the coding sequence GTGTTAACGCTGTTACACCTGTTATCCGCTGTCGCCCTGCTGGTCTGGGGGACCCATATCGTGCGCACCGGTGTCATGCGCGTGTTTGGCGCACGCCTGCGTACCGTGCTCAGCCGCAGCGTGGAAAAGAAACCGCTCGCCTTCTGCGCGGGGATTGGCGTCACCGCGCTGGTACAGAGCAGTAACGCCACTACCCTGCTGGTAACATCTTTCGTCGCCCAGGATCTGGTGGCGCTGGCCCCGGCGCTGGTGATTGTGCTTGGCGCGGATGTCGGTACGGCGCTGATGGCGCGTGTGCTGACGTTCGATCTCTCCTGGCTGTCGCCGCTGCTGATTTTTATCGGCGTGATTTTCTTCCTTGGCCGCAAACAGACGCGCGCCGGTCAGGTTGGGCGCGTGGGCATCGGCCTTGGGCTGATCCTGTTGGCGCTGGAACTGATCGTGCAGGCGGTGACCCCCATTACCCAGGCCAACGGGGTTAAAGTCATTTTCGCCTCGTTGACGGGCGATCTGATGCTGGATGCGCTGATTGGCGCGATGTTTGCGGTCATTACTTATTCCAGCCTTGCCGCAGTGCTGCTCACCGCCACGCTGACGGCGGCGGGGGTGATCGCTTTCCCGGTCGCGCTATGTCTGGTGATCGGCGCGAACCTTGGCTCGGGCCTGCTCGCCATGCTCAATAACAGCGCCGCCAATGCCGCCGCCCGCCGGGTGGCGATGGGCAGTCTGCTGTTCAAACTGGTGGGTAGTCTGGCGATCCTGCCGTTTGTGCATCTGCTGGCTGGTGCCATGGACCGGTTGCCGCTGCCCGAGTCCGAGCTGGTGATCTATTTCCATGTCTTCTACAACCTGATCCGCTGCCTGGTGATGGTGCCCTTTGTCGGCCCGATGGCGAATTTCTGTAAGCGGATCATTCGAGATGAGCCAGAGCTGGATGCGCGCTTAAAACCGAAGCATCTGGATACCTCGGCGCTGGATACCCCCGCGCTGGCGCTGTCCAATGCCGCGCGCGAAACGCTGCGCATGGGTGACGCCATGGAACAGATGCTGGTGGACTTCAAAAAGGTAATGCACGGCGAGCCGCGCCAGGAAAAAGAGCTGCGTAAAACGGCAGATGACATCAACGTGCTCTATACCGCCATCAAGCTTTATCTCGCGCGTATGCCGAAGGAGGAGCTGGCGGAAGAGGAGTCCCGCCGCTGGGCGGAGATCATCGAGATGTCCCTTAACCTCGAACAGGCGTCAGATATTGTCGAGCGTATGGGCAGCGAAATCGCTGATAAATCGCTCTCCGTGCGCCGGGCGTTTTCGCTGGAAGGCTTAAATGAGCTGGACGCGCTGCTGGAGCAGTTGCTCAGCAACCTGCAACTGGGGATGTCGGTCTTCTTTTCCGGCGACGTGCCCAGCGCCCGTCGCCTGCGTCGCCGCAAACACCGCTTTCGCATCCTCAACCGGCGCTACTCTCACGCCCACGTTGACCGCCTGCATCAGCAAAACGTGCAAAGCATCGAAACCAGCTCCCTGCACTTAGGGCTGCTGGGGGATATGAAACGCCTGAACTCGCTGTTCTGCTCCGTGGCCTACAGCGTAATGGAACAACCGGACGAAGACGACGAGCGCGACGAGTATTAA
- a CDS encoding YjbD family protein: MAIARLTQQDMTESEQRELKTLLDRARISHGRLLTNSETNHVKKEYIDKLMAEREAAAKKVRQTKKQKAYKPDAEATYSWSANTSTRGKR, encoded by the coding sequence ATGGCCATTGCAAGACTGACACAACAAGACATGACGGAAAGTGAACAGCGCGAGCTGAAAACACTGCTCGATCGTGCACGCATATCACATGGGCGTCTGCTCACCAATTCTGAAACCAATCACGTGAAAAAAGAGTACATCGATAAACTGATGGCGGAGCGTGAAGCGGCAGCGAAAAAGGTTCGTCAGACGAAAAAGCAAAAAGCCTATAAACCGGACGCGGAGGCGACCTATTCCTGGTCTGCGAACACCTCCACGCGCGGTAAGCGCTAG
- the pgi gene encoding glucose-6-phosphate isomerase, which yields MKNINPKQTSAWQALQKHYDAMKDVTIAELFAQDGDRFAKFSATFNDQMLVDFSKNRITDETLSLLQDLAKETDLAGAIKSMFSGEKINRTEDRAVLHVALRNRSNTPILVDGKDVMPEVNAVLEKMKAFSEAIISGSWKGYTGKPITDVVNIGIGGSDLGPFMVTEALRPYKNHLNMHFVSNVDGTHIAEVLKKVNPETTLFLVASKTFTTQETMTNALSAREWFLKTAGDQQHVAKHFAALSTNAKAVGEFGIDTANMFEFWDWVGGRYSLWSAIGLSIILSVGFDNFVELLSGAHAMDKHFATTAPEQNLPVLLALIGIWYNNFFGAETEAILPYDQYMHRFAAYFQQGNMESNGKYVDRNGNPVDYQTGPIIWGEPGTNGQHAFYQLIHQGTKMVPCDFIAPAITHNPLSDHHPKLLSNFFAQTEALAFGKSREVVEQEYADQGKDPKTLEHVVPFKVFEGNRPTNSILLREITPFSLGALIALYEHKIFTQGAILNIFTFDQWGVELGKQLANRILPELGDEKEISTHDSSTNGLINRYKSWRK from the coding sequence ATGAAAAACATTAACCCGAAGCAAACTTCTGCCTGGCAGGCACTGCAAAAACACTACGACGCGATGAAAGATGTCACCATCGCTGAACTCTTTGCCCAGGACGGCGATCGTTTTGCGAAATTCTCTGCCACCTTTAACGATCAGATGCTGGTGGATTTCTCCAAAAACCGCATCACTGACGAAACCCTCTCCCTGTTACAGGATCTGGCCAAAGAAACCGATCTGGCTGGCGCCATCAAATCCATGTTCTCCGGTGAGAAGATCAACCGCACAGAAGATCGCGCGGTGCTGCACGTCGCGCTGCGTAACCGCAGCAACACGCCAATCCTTGTTGACGGCAAAGACGTGATGCCGGAAGTGAACGCGGTGCTGGAAAAAATGAAAGCCTTCTCGGAAGCGATCATTTCCGGTAGCTGGAAAGGCTATACCGGTAAGCCGATCACCGACGTGGTGAACATCGGTATCGGTGGCTCCGACCTCGGTCCGTTCATGGTGACCGAAGCGCTGCGCCCGTACAAAAACCACCTCAACATGCACTTTGTTTCTAACGTTGATGGTACTCACATCGCGGAAGTACTGAAGAAAGTGAACCCGGAAACCACGCTATTCCTCGTGGCGTCCAAAACCTTCACCACCCAGGAAACCATGACCAACGCCCTGAGCGCGCGCGAATGGTTCCTGAAAACCGCCGGCGATCAGCAGCACGTTGCGAAACACTTCGCCGCGCTGTCCACCAATGCGAAAGCGGTGGGCGAGTTTGGTATTGATACCGCCAATATGTTCGAATTCTGGGACTGGGTGGGCGGCCGTTACTCCCTGTGGTCAGCGATTGGTCTGTCGATTATCCTGTCCGTTGGCTTTGACAACTTTGTGGAACTGCTGTCCGGCGCGCACGCCATGGACAAGCACTTCGCCACCACGGCACCGGAGCAAAACCTGCCGGTCCTGCTGGCGCTGATCGGCATCTGGTACAACAACTTCTTCGGTGCTGAAACTGAAGCGATCCTGCCGTACGACCAGTACATGCACCGTTTTGCCGCCTACTTCCAGCAGGGCAATATGGAATCCAACGGCAAATATGTTGACCGTAACGGCAACCCGGTGGATTACCAGACTGGCCCGATCATCTGGGGTGAGCCGGGTACCAACGGTCAGCACGCGTTCTACCAGCTGATCCACCAGGGCACTAAAATGGTGCCGTGCGATTTCATCGCTCCGGCGATCACCCATAACCCGCTTTCCGATCACCATCCGAAGCTGCTGTCTAACTTCTTCGCCCAGACCGAAGCGCTGGCGTTTGGTAAATCCCGTGAGGTAGTTGAGCAGGAATATGCCGACCAGGGTAAAGATCCGAAGACGCTGGAGCACGTCGTGCCGTTTAAAGTGTTCGAAGGCAACCGCCCGACTAACTCTATCCTGCTGCGCGAAATCACGCCTTTCAGCCTGGGCGCGCTGATTGCACTCTATGAGCACAAAATCTTCACCCAGGGCGCGATCCTCAACATCTTCACCTTTGACCAGTGGGGCGTAGAGCTGGGTAAACAGCTGGCGAACCGCATCCTGCCGGAGCTGGGCGATGAAAAAGAAATCAGCACCCACGACAGCTCAACCAATGGCTTGATCAACCGCTATAAATCCTGGCGTAAATAA
- the rluF gene encoding 23S rRNA pseudouridine(2604) synthase RluF, protein MLPDSSTRLNKYISESGICSRREADRYIEQGNVFINGKRAAIGDQVSPGDVVKVNGQLIEPREAEDLVFIALNKPVGIVSTTEDSEKDNIVDFVNHSKRVFPIGRLDKDSQGLIFLTNHGDLVNKILRAGNDHEKEYLVTVNKLVTDEFIRGMGAGVPILGTVTKKCKVKKEAPFTFRITLVQGLNRQIRRMCEHFGYEVTKLERTRIMNVSLSGLPQGEWRDLTDDELIGLFKLIENSSSEAKPKAKAKPKAQAAKAPVAKAAKPDDKSRAKPAGKRFVQPGRKKKGR, encoded by the coding sequence ATGCTGCCAGACTCATCAACCCGATTAAACAAATACATTAGCGAAAGCGGGATCTGCTCGCGTCGCGAGGCTGATCGTTACATCGAACAGGGAAACGTCTTTATTAACGGCAAACGCGCCGCTATTGGCGACCAGGTCTCTCCCGGTGATGTGGTAAAAGTTAACGGTCAGTTGATTGAGCCGCGGGAAGCGGAAGATTTGGTCTTTATCGCGCTGAATAAGCCGGTAGGCATTGTCAGCACCACCGAAGACAGCGAAAAAGACAACATTGTGGATTTCGTGAACCACAGCAAGCGTGTTTTCCCTATCGGACGACTGGATAAAGATTCGCAGGGGCTGATTTTCCTCACCAATCACGGCGATCTGGTGAACAAAATCCTGCGTGCCGGTAACGATCACGAAAAAGAGTATCTGGTGACGGTCAACAAACTGGTTACCGATGAATTTATTCGTGGCATGGGGGCAGGCGTGCCGATCCTCGGTACGGTGACGAAGAAGTGCAAAGTCAAAAAGGAAGCGCCCTTTACCTTCCGCATTACGCTGGTACAGGGGCTAAACCGCCAGATCCGCCGCATGTGCGAACATTTTGGTTATGAAGTGACGAAGCTGGAGCGTACGCGGATCATGAACGTCAGCCTGAGCGGTTTACCGCAGGGGGAATGGCGCGATCTGACGGACGATGAACTGATTGGCCTGTTTAAGCTGATTGAAAATTCCAGCTCGGAAGCGAAGCCAAAAGCAAAGGCAAAACCGAAAGCACAGGCCGCGAAAGCGCCCGTGGCAAAAGCCGCAAAACCCGACGACAAGAGCCGGGCAAAACCTGCCGGGAAACGCTTTGTGCAGCCGGGCCGTAAGAAAAAAGGGCGCTAG
- the yjbE gene encoding exopolysaccharide production protein YjbE: protein MRKVLYGIFAISALAATSAFAAPVQVGEAAGSAATSVSAGSSSATSVSTVSSAVGVALAATGGGDGSNTGTTTTTTTSTQ, encoded by the coding sequence ATGCGTAAAGTCCTGTATGGCATTTTTGCCATTTCAGCGCTGGCGGCGACGTCTGCGTTTGCGGCACCGGTGCAAGTCGGTGAAGCAGCAGGGTCGGCTGCAACGTCGGTTTCGGCGGGCAGTTCGTCTGCGACAAGCGTCAGCACCGTGAGTTCTGCGGTGGGTGTCGCGCTCGCAGCGACCGGCGGTGGTGATGGTTCCAACACCGGAACCACTACCACAACGACCACAAGTACCCAGTAA
- a CDS encoding capsule biosynthesis GfcC D2 domain-containing protein, whose amino-acid sequence MKALITSLLFTLMSPLAIAAGTIKVYSPDSTQPKTLTDAPFLIDLVGQPRLANSWWPGAVISEGKATVIAKQRHQALLARLGALASEEEGDDAAAINSVRRQLQAVKVTGRQLVPLDPDRVRVEPTANRPLEGEYTLWVGPQPATVTVAGLISSPGKKPFQPGRDVAGYLDDMSLLSGAERSYAWVIYPDGRTENVPVAYWNRRHVEPMPGSVIVVGFAESIWSSQYEELNADILYSLTHRIPD is encoded by the coding sequence ATGAAGGCACTTATCACATCGTTACTTTTCACCCTGATGTCGCCGCTTGCCATTGCAGCGGGCACCATCAAGGTGTATTCCCCGGACAGCACACAGCCAAAAACATTAACCGATGCCCCTTTTCTGATCGATTTAGTCGGGCAGCCCCGGCTGGCAAACAGCTGGTGGCCAGGTGCTGTGATCAGTGAAGGCAAAGCCACGGTGATTGCCAAACAGCGTCATCAGGCGCTGCTGGCGCGTCTTGGCGCGCTGGCGAGTGAGGAAGAGGGCGACGATGCCGCCGCCATCAACAGCGTACGCCGTCAGTTACAGGCGGTGAAAGTGACCGGGCGACAGCTGGTGCCGCTCGATCCGGATCGGGTGCGCGTCGAACCGACGGCCAACCGCCCGCTGGAAGGCGAGTACACCCTGTGGGTGGGACCGCAACCTGCCACGGTGACGGTCGCGGGGCTTATCAGCAGCCCGGGGAAAAAGCCCTTTCAGCCCGGGCGCGATGTGGCGGGCTATCTCGATGACATGAGCCTGCTCAGCGGCGCGGAACGTAGCTATGCGTGGGTGATTTATCCCGACGGGCGAACCGAGAATGTGCCTGTGGCGTACTGGAACCGGCGGCATGTCGAGCCGATGCCGGGCAGCGTGATCGTGGTCGGCTTTGCCGAATCGATCTGGAGCAGCCAGTACGAGGAGCTTAACGCCGATATTCTTTACTCCCTGACGCATCGGATCCCGGATTAA